The Sinorhizobium meliloti genome includes a window with the following:
- a CDS encoding DUF1254 domain-containing protein has protein sequence MASSAAIVGGPSAATAHDATAKAVPQGADLEFDLGIPTPDTVEKLYDTMDFQRAVQGYLWAVPIVGMEGARRMLVDNAEARSGDLVLVAGYRDVSVMLGSNVTTPYVFAWFDLTEGPIVIDYPEGATAGSLIDWWDRPLIDVGVSGPDGGKGAKFVVVGPAHEAPENPPAGAKLLRSRTNKVLMFCRGLDSDLKKVEAVFSKTQVYPLGATGNGVTALLRFKTEGQLTSMAHPKGLAYWQSLIQALDGEQIEDRDRFFAAMLKPLGVTYGGSFSPNDRQTELLDNAANLGEAMAKASAFSKRIPGMRYREDTHWEYLIPQDFVNEQDGPDGTLLDQRTAFFYEVTGTSAAVLTKTPGTGSAYLTAYSDPDGHAFDGAKSYRLRVPANVPAKTFWSITLYDTETRGLIQNKQQIVDRSSRQKLKVQDDGSIEIVMGPQTPEGLEQNWIPTTPGKAWFVYFRLFGPLEPYFDKSWRLPDIEKAI, from the coding sequence ATGGCTTCGTCTGCTGCAATTGTTGGAGGCCCTAGCGCGGCGACGGCACACGATGCTACCGCCAAAGCCGTCCCGCAGGGTGCCGATCTGGAGTTCGACCTCGGAATTCCAACGCCAGATACGGTCGAGAAGCTCTATGATACGATGGATTTCCAACGCGCAGTGCAGGGCTATCTCTGGGCGGTTCCGATCGTCGGAATGGAAGGTGCGCGCCGGATGCTTGTCGACAACGCCGAAGCGAGGAGCGGCGATCTCGTGCTTGTTGCCGGGTATCGGGACGTCAGCGTCATGCTCGGGTCGAATGTGACGACGCCCTATGTGTTCGCGTGGTTTGATCTTACAGAAGGACCGATTGTCATCGACTATCCCGAAGGCGCCACGGCCGGTTCACTGATCGACTGGTGGGATCGTCCGCTCATTGATGTCGGCGTTTCGGGCCCAGATGGCGGCAAGGGAGCGAAATTCGTAGTGGTTGGTCCGGCGCATGAAGCGCCGGAAAATCCCCCCGCTGGCGCAAAACTGCTGCGTTCCCGCACCAACAAAGTCCTGATGTTCTGCCGGGGCCTCGATAGTGACCTCAAGAAGGTCGAGGCTGTTTTCTCTAAGACTCAGGTCTATCCGCTTGGCGCCACAGGGAATGGAGTGACCGCGCTTCTTAGATTCAAGACGGAGGGCCAGTTGACCAGCATGGCTCATCCTAAAGGCCTCGCATACTGGCAGTCGTTGATTCAGGCGCTGGATGGTGAGCAGATCGAGGATCGAGACCGCTTCTTTGCCGCTATGTTGAAGCCGCTCGGCGTTACCTATGGCGGATCGTTCTCTCCGAACGACCGGCAGACAGAGCTACTTGACAACGCTGCGAACCTCGGCGAAGCGATGGCGAAGGCCAGTGCTTTCAGCAAGCGCATTCCAGGGATGCGCTATAGGGAGGATACGCATTGGGAATATTTGATCCCTCAGGACTTTGTCAACGAACAGGACGGGCCGGATGGTACTCTGCTTGATCAACGTACGGCGTTCTTCTACGAGGTCACAGGCACTTCCGCCGCCGTTCTCACCAAGACACCCGGAACTGGCTCGGCATACCTCACCGCCTACAGTGATCCCGACGGACACGCTTTCGACGGCGCAAAATCTTACCGGTTGCGGGTTCCAGCCAATGTCCCCGCCAAGACCTTTTGGTCGATCACGCTCTACGACACCGAGACGCGCGGTCTCATTCAGAACAAGCAACAGATCGTGGATCGTTCCTCACGGCAAAAGCTTAAGGTCCAGGACGACGGCTCGATTGAGATTGTTATGGGACCGCAGACTCCGGAAGGCCTGGAGCAGAACTGGATACCGACAACGCCAGGTAAGGCTTGGTTTGTGTATTTCCGCTTGTTCGGTCCGCTTGAGCCATATTTCGACAAGTCGTGGCGCCTGCCTGACATTGAGAAGGCCATTTAG
- a CDS encoding helix-turn-helix transcriptional regulator, with amino-acid sequence MRRADRLLQIIQILRRERRPISGRIIASELEVSLRTIYRDIAALEASGVPILGEPSVGYVLQDGYDLPPLMFSTDELEIVMLGLRMVGARGDIEINTTARDVVAKIAAILPDAKRSEFLNAPLLAPGPEVLPEDGPVLLQLRGAMKANRKVEILYHAADREPGRRVIWPIVIAFFDRVRVLAAWCELREAYRYFRTDRMLEVNMLPAKIHRSRKRIYADWWHHEKIEQRLGIDGMGVVPRA; translated from the coding sequence ATGCGTAGAGCAGACAGACTACTTCAGATCATACAGATCCTACGCCGCGAACGCAGACCGATCAGTGGCCGCATCATCGCGTCGGAACTGGAGGTGTCCTTGCGAACGATTTACCGCGATATCGCGGCGCTGGAAGCATCCGGCGTGCCGATTTTGGGCGAGCCGAGCGTCGGGTACGTGCTGCAGGATGGCTACGATCTGCCACCACTGATGTTTTCGACGGACGAGTTGGAGATCGTCATGCTGGGATTACGCATGGTCGGAGCGCGGGGAGACATAGAAATCAATACCACAGCGCGCGACGTTGTCGCCAAGATCGCTGCCATTTTGCCGGATGCAAAGCGTTCTGAATTCTTGAACGCCCCCTTACTTGCGCCTGGGCCGGAGGTCTTACCGGAGGACGGCCCCGTGCTGCTCCAATTGCGAGGTGCGATGAAGGCTAATCGCAAGGTAGAAATACTGTACCACGCCGCGGACCGTGAGCCTGGGCGGCGCGTTATTTGGCCAATCGTTATTGCATTCTTCGATCGCGTCCGGGTGCTCGCCGCGTGGTGCGAGCTTCGGGAAGCGTATCGGTATTTCCGGACCGATAGAATGCTAGAAGTCAATATGCTTCCTGCGAAGATCCATCGCTCGCGAAAGCGGATCTACGCGGACTGGTGGCATCATGAAAAAATTGAACAAAGGTTAGGTATCGACGGCATGGGTGTTGTCCCTCGCGCCTAG
- a CDS encoding WGR domain-containing protein, protein MTQHWFRLYAQRIDTTKNMARFYAMSIEPDLFGGSALVRRWGRIGTRGQERIDLFEDDLQAISHFLFLARQKRARGYMPQPLS, encoded by the coding sequence ATGACCCAGCACTGGTTCCGCTTATATGCTCAACGAATCGACACCACTAAAAACATGGCACGCTTTTACGCCATGTCGATCGAACCGGATCTCTTCGGCGGCTCCGCGCTGGTCCGTCGCTGGGGTCGCATCGGCACTCGCGGTCAGGAGCGCATTGATTTGTTTGAGGATGACCTCCAAGCGATCAGCCACTTCCTTTTCTTGGCTCGCCAGAAGCGAGCCCGTGGCTACATGCCCCAACCGCTCTCTTGA
- the tnpA gene encoding IS66-like element accessory protein TnpA, translating into MADDGFVGRYEVVEPRRGNRRWPDDVKARIVAESLEPGVRVVDVARRHDVVPHQLSFWRRQAREGILALPFESMPGLSESGDAEPAFVPLAIAAEPSEAVNVLAPLKLREAVSSVLTLTIGPDVVMRVPGDVSVERVAALVRAIRGTA; encoded by the coding sequence ATGGCAGATGATGGATTTGTTGGGCGCTACGAAGTTGTCGAGCCGCGCCGCGGAAACCGGCGTTGGCCCGATGATGTGAAGGCGCGGATTGTCGCGGAGAGCCTTGAGCCGGGTGTTCGAGTTGTTGATGTCGCGCGCCGTCATGACGTTGTTCCGCACCAGCTTTCCTTCTGGCGTCGGCAAGCGCGCGAGGGCATTTTGGCGCTGCCTTTTGAGTCTATGCCGGGCCTATCGGAGAGCGGCGATGCCGAGCCTGCATTTGTGCCTTTGGCGATTGCGGCAGAGCCGAGCGAGGCTGTGAATGTTTTGGCGCCGCTGAAACTGCGGGAGGCGGTTTCGTCAGTCTTGACGCTCACGATCGGCCCGGACGTTGTGATGCGGGTTCCCGGCGATGTATCGGTTGAACGTGTGGCGGCCCTGGTGCGCGCCATTCGAGGGACGGCATGA
- the tnpB gene encoding IS66 family insertion sequence element accessory protein TnpB (TnpB, as the term is used for proteins encoded by IS66 family insertion elements, is considered an accessory protein, since TnpC, encoded by a neighboring gene, is a DDE family transposase.), producing MIVAGQRLPILVATRPVDFRCGHQALALMMQTELKLDPHSGVTVIFRSKRGDRLKILVWDGTGMVLTYKILEHGSFAWPKVQDGTMRLSRGQYEALFEGLDWRRVMAQRVTAPSAAG from the coding sequence ATGATCGTCGCGGGCCAACGACTGCCGATCCTGGTTGCAACGCGGCCGGTGGACTTCCGCTGTGGGCATCAGGCGCTGGCTCTGATGATGCAGACCGAGTTGAAGCTCGACCCGCATTCCGGGGTGACGGTGATCTTCCGGTCGAAGCGCGGTGATCGTCTGAAAATCCTGGTATGGGATGGCACCGGCATGGTGCTAACCTACAAAATTCTTGAACATGGAAGCTTTGCCTGGCCCAAGGTGCAGGATGGGACGATGCGTCTTTCCAGGGGGCAATACGAAGCTTTGTTCGAAGGTCTTGATTGGCGACGGGTCATGGCGCAACGGGTGACCGCGCCGTCGGCGGCAGGGTAA
- a CDS encoding IS66-like element ISRm14 family transposase, protein MSSPLDLSLFPNLPPEVVKAFAAMQFELSVERAARQHEQAVVAEKDAFIAELKELVEKLEGQVHDYRRTKFGPKSEKLDPAQMELALEDLETAIAETQARIAAVEKKIEASASDPEKVAPRKERKARALPEHLPRVERVIEPESIVCPCGCGNMVRIGEDRTERLDRIPARYEVIVTIRPKYACPKGRTGIVQARAPAHLLEGSWPTEALLAEIAVSKHSEHMPLNRQAEVMARHGVPIDRTVLADWMGRTGAAIAPVVDHMAKRLLWESTRLYVDETTAPVLDPGRGKTKTGYLWAVLRDDRGWNGSAPPGVVFHYRPGRKGEYAAEILDGFNGTIQVDAYGGYSHLATSDRVGGDPLRLAFCWAHGRRKLIKATPKSGSPIVDEALVRIAALYKIEDSIRGSDPEHRRAVRQELSLPLVDAFFTWLAAQAKRISRKSDLGKALAYMLTRQDGFRLYLDDGHVDIDSNLVENAIRRPAMNRRNALFAGHDEGGRNWARFASLIGTCKMNGVEPYAYLCNLFTRLANGHLAKDIDALMPWAYAARIQASQ, encoded by the coding sequence ATGTCGTCACCCCTTGATCTCAGCCTGTTTCCGAACCTTCCGCCCGAGGTGGTGAAGGCGTTTGCGGCGATGCAGTTCGAGCTGTCGGTCGAGCGTGCTGCACGTCAGCATGAGCAGGCTGTGGTTGCCGAAAAGGATGCGTTCATCGCCGAGCTGAAGGAACTGGTCGAGAAGCTTGAAGGTCAGGTTCACGACTATCGGCGCACGAAGTTCGGGCCGAAATCGGAAAAGCTCGATCCGGCGCAGATGGAACTGGCGCTGGAAGACCTTGAAACGGCAATTGCCGAAACACAGGCGCGGATTGCCGCCGTCGAGAAAAAGATCGAAGCCAGCGCATCTGATCCGGAAAAAGTCGCTCCTCGCAAGGAGCGTAAGGCCCGTGCACTGCCCGAACATTTGCCGCGGGTCGAGCGGGTGATCGAGCCTGAGAGCATCGTTTGTCCCTGCGGTTGCGGCAACATGGTCCGGATCGGCGAAGACCGGACGGAACGGCTCGACCGGATTCCGGCGCGCTACGAGGTGATCGTCACGATCCGCCCGAAATACGCCTGCCCCAAGGGTCGAACGGGCATCGTCCAGGCCAGAGCGCCGGCGCATCTCTTAGAAGGGAGCTGGCCGACCGAAGCCCTTCTGGCTGAGATTGCCGTCTCCAAGCATTCCGAACATATGCCGCTCAACCGGCAGGCCGAGGTCATGGCGCGACACGGGGTGCCGATAGACCGCACCGTCCTGGCCGATTGGATGGGCAGGACGGGTGCTGCGATCGCGCCGGTGGTCGACCATATGGCCAAACGGCTGCTGTGGGAAAGCACGCGGCTTTATGTCGACGAGACAACGGCTCCGGTGCTTGATCCGGGGCGAGGCAAAACGAAGACCGGTTATCTATGGGCCGTGTTGCGTGACGATCGCGGCTGGAATGGCTCTGCGCCGCCAGGCGTGGTGTTCCATTACCGGCCCGGGCGTAAAGGCGAATATGCCGCTGAAATCCTCGACGGGTTTAACGGGACAATCCAAGTGGATGCCTACGGTGGTTACTCTCACCTCGCCACGTCGGACCGGGTGGGTGGCGATCCCTTGAGGCTGGCTTTCTGTTGGGCGCACGGGCGCAGAAAGCTGATCAAGGCCACGCCAAAGAGTGGATCGCCCATCGTCGACGAGGCGCTGGTGCGGATCGCCGCGCTCTACAAGATCGAAGACAGCATCCGTGGCTCAGATCCCGAACATCGCCGGGCAGTTCGACAGGAGCTGTCCCTCCCGCTGGTGGACGCGTTCTTCACCTGGCTGGCAGCGCAAGCCAAGCGCATCTCACGCAAGTCTGACCTCGGAAAAGCCCTGGCCTATATGCTAACGCGGCAGGACGGCTTCCGGCTGTACCTGGACGACGGCCACGTCGATATCGACTCCAACCTGGTGGAAAACGCGATCCGCCGACCCGCCATGAACCGCCGCAATGCGCTCTTTGCGGGGCACGATGAAGGGGGCCGCAATTGGGCCCGGTTTGCCAGCCTGATCGGCACTTGTAAAATGAACGGCGTTGAGCCCTACGCCTATCTGTGCAACCTCTTCACCCGCCTCGCAAACGGCCACCTCGCCAAAGACATCGATGCCCTGATGCCATGGGCCTATGCCGCTCGCATCCAGGCCTCACAATGA
- a CDS encoding IS110 family transposase, producing MKYYAGLDVSVKETSICIVDQTGKICREVKVTSHPDDLIAVLKDPAWNMERIGLEAGPLSQWLFEGLARAGLPVICIETRHTKAFLKAQPSKSDRNDARGIAQMMRVHLYRAVHVKTLTSQKRRALLTARKLLQDKAIAIENDLRGLLRNFGLKVGVVGSAKFEARIRELVEGTLNLVEIVEPLLDARRNLREHFATLHRKLLMIARDDEVCPLLMTIPGVGPVVAVAYTATIDIPQRFKNSKAVGPILGLTPVLNQSGESHRVGRVSLCGDGMMRTLLYDAAQVLLNRVAKWSWLKAWAMSVAKRRGLQKAMVALARRLAVIMHRMWSDGTEFCWSREKLPAGA from the coding sequence ATGAAATATTATGCCGGACTCGATGTGTCGGTGAAAGAGACCTCCATTTGCATTGTTGATCAAACGGGCAAAATCTGCCGCGAGGTGAAAGTCACCAGCCATCCCGACGATCTCATCGCGGTACTTAAGGATCCTGCCTGGAACATGGAGCGGATCGGGCTTGAGGCCGGGCCCCTGTCGCAATGGCTGTTTGAAGGTCTTGCCAGGGCCGGCCTACCCGTGATCTGCATCGAGACCCGCCACACCAAGGCGTTTCTAAAAGCGCAACCGAGCAAGAGCGACCGCAACGACGCGCGCGGCATCGCGCAGATGATGCGCGTGCACTTGTATCGGGCGGTGCATGTGAAGACGCTGACCAGCCAGAAGCGTCGAGCGCTGCTGACGGCGCGCAAGCTCTTGCAGGACAAAGCAATCGCCATTGAGAACGACCTGCGCGGGCTGCTGCGCAACTTTGGGCTCAAGGTCGGCGTGGTCGGATCCGCGAAGTTCGAGGCGCGCATTCGCGAGCTCGTCGAGGGCACCCTTAACCTGGTCGAGATTGTCGAGCCCTTGCTTGACGCGCGCCGGAATCTGCGGGAGCACTTTGCGACCCTGCATCGGAAGCTTTTGATGATCGCGCGGGACGATGAGGTCTGCCCACTGCTGATGACGATCCCGGGTGTAGGTCCTGTTGTTGCTGTGGCCTATACCGCGACAATCGACATCCCTCAGCGGTTCAAAAACTCCAAGGCAGTGGGACCAATCCTGGGACTGACGCCAGTGCTCAACCAGTCCGGTGAGAGTCACCGCGTCGGCCGCGTCTCCCTGTGCGGCGACGGCATGATGCGAACCTTGCTTTACGACGCTGCACAGGTTCTTCTCAATCGGGTGGCAAAGTGGTCGTGGCTGAAGGCATGGGCGATGAGCGTCGCCAAACGGCGCGGCCTGCAAAAAGCCATGGTGGCGCTGGCCCGCCGTCTGGCGGTGATCATGCATCGCATGTGGAGCGACGGCACTGAATTCTGCTGGTCCAGGGAGAAACTCCCAGCCGGCGCCTGA
- a CDS encoding helix-turn-helix transcriptional regulator yields MSLMSGRGLVEITDPEFDRPVFRQPGFDGTLTAKEMDEKISAWLKKTREAKGISRADLAHLLGLSVSVYGRYERGSEARLSIPRLIHLCEIMGFMPLDVIFDTAPHLWGKTLEEAEDRQTLMKLVEQLPQDTMRDLIRLLRRMTPAEPAADAVATSMSEGR; encoded by the coding sequence ATGAGTTTAATGAGCGGGCGGGGTTTGGTTGAAATAACCGATCCGGAATTTGACAGGCCGGTCTTCCGCCAGCCGGGTTTCGACGGCACCCTTACCGCAAAGGAGATGGACGAAAAGATTTCGGCCTGGCTCAAGAAAACGCGCGAAGCCAAGGGTATCTCCCGCGCCGATCTAGCGCATTTGCTAGGGCTCTCCGTATCTGTCTACGGAAGGTACGAGCGAGGCTCAGAAGCTCGGCTGTCGATCCCGCGCCTGATACATCTCTGTGAGATCATGGGCTTTATGCCTCTCGATGTGATTTTTGACACAGCGCCGCACTTGTGGGGCAAGACGCTCGAGGAAGCAGAAGACCGCCAAACATTGATGAAGCTCGTCGAACAATTGCCTCAAGACACGATGCGCGATCTGATCCGGCTTCTGAGACGCATGACCCCAGCAGAACCAGCCGCCGACGCTGTCGCCACCAGCATGAGCGAAGGGCGCTAG
- a CDS encoding type II toxin-antitoxin system RelE/ParE family toxin: MKELVFLGDSLERLRDFPEAARKEAGVQLHKVQQGFEPSDWKPMASVGQGVREIRIRDEAGAFRVIYIAKIEDAVFVLHAFQKKTQQTAKRDLDLAAARLRQI, encoded by the coding sequence ATGAAGGAACTGGTTTTCCTCGGAGATTCCCTGGAGCGATTGCGGGATTTTCCGGAGGCAGCCCGAAAGGAAGCCGGCGTTCAGTTGCACAAGGTTCAGCAAGGTTTTGAGCCGAGCGATTGGAAGCCGATGGCGAGTGTAGGACAAGGGGTGCGGGAAATCCGCATCCGCGACGAGGCCGGGGCATTCCGAGTGATTTACATCGCCAAAATCGAGGATGCCGTTTTTGTGCTGCATGCCTTCCAGAAGAAGACGCAGCAGACCGCCAAACGAGATCTGGACCTTGCCGCCGCCCGATTGCGGCAAATCTAG
- a CDS encoding helix-turn-helix domain-containing protein — MERQSFSNVWDALENTPAEAASMAMRSNLLIAIDQRVRSWQVTQAEAARRLGITQPRLNDLLRGRITNFSLDTLINLASQAGLTVRLDIAEAA, encoded by the coding sequence ATGGAACGCCAGAGCTTTTCCAACGTGTGGGACGCCTTGGAGAACACGCCGGCTGAGGCCGCGAGTATGGCGATGCGCTCCAACCTGCTTATTGCGATCGATCAGCGCGTGCGGAGTTGGCAAGTGACGCAGGCAGAGGCTGCGCGCCGGCTCGGGATCACACAGCCCCGGCTCAATGATCTGCTTCGAGGCCGGATCACGAATTTCAGCCTTGATACGCTCATCAACCTGGCGAGCCAGGCAGGACTCACAGTTCGGCTTGATATTGCTGAGGCAGCCTGA
- a CDS encoding ParA family protein, with translation MPKFISAVSGKGGAGKTTAVILIAGEYALQGKRVLLIDADGRQNLHEWWKRCEAKDNLPDNIELITAARQATIQQLLENEANGFDVVLIDSPGQDTVLRDTIIAGSDIVLTPIQPNQDEIKAAGQAAADTADISDKVGREIPHVNVVTRITMPAKLLEAYRLIRPFVQNLQEGGYDSYLLKTELMERNCYREIRNGYGTVQMLDLTESVKKARAEVMSLVREIEALLAGKKEVAANG, from the coding sequence TTGCCAAAGTTTATTTCTGCCGTGAGCGGCAAAGGTGGGGCTGGGAAGACAACCGCCGTCATCTTGATCGCCGGGGAATATGCGCTTCAGGGAAAGCGTGTGCTTCTCATCGACGCAGACGGCCGCCAAAATCTGCACGAATGGTGGAAGCGCTGTGAGGCAAAGGACAACCTGCCTGACAACATCGAGCTTATAACCGCCGCCCGCCAGGCGACCATTCAGCAGCTCCTCGAGAACGAGGCGAACGGGTTCGATGTGGTTTTGATCGACTCGCCCGGACAGGATACCGTTCTAAGGGACACGATCATCGCTGGTTCCGATATTGTGCTGACCCCGATCCAGCCGAACCAGGACGAGATCAAGGCGGCAGGACAGGCGGCGGCCGACACGGCCGATATTTCCGACAAGGTGGGCCGGGAAATTCCACACGTCAACGTCGTCACCAGGATCACCATGCCGGCGAAGCTGCTGGAGGCCTACCGGCTGATCAGGCCGTTCGTGCAGAACCTGCAGGAGGGGGGCTACGATTCCTATCTGCTCAAAACGGAGCTGATGGAGCGAAATTGTTATCGCGAAATTCGAAATGGCTATGGCACCGTGCAAATGCTCGACCTGACAGAGTCGGTGAAAAAAGCGAGGGCAGAAGTCATGAGCCTGGTTCGGGAGATCGAAGCGCTTTTGGCAGGCAAGAAAGAGGTAGCAGCGAATGGCTAA
- a CDS encoding plasmid mobilization protein: MDEGKFNALLQPAKKDRTVHVRVTADDHAAIEKAAEDADMTVSSFFRSLLLEGAGVRPMLTGDDRLIMAALLEDMRMIGINLNQVARALNSGRGVHPSELDINLENVQRIQAAVMSELRALTRRAGYQRRGEK, from the coding sequence ATGGATGAGGGAAAATTCAACGCTCTTCTCCAGCCGGCAAAGAAAGATCGCACTGTGCATGTCCGCGTCACGGCTGACGATCATGCGGCGATCGAGAAGGCCGCCGAGGATGCCGACATGACGGTATCCAGCTTTTTCCGGTCGCTGCTTCTGGAGGGGGCGGGGGTTCGGCCGATGTTGACCGGCGATGACCGCCTGATCATGGCGGCTCTGCTCGAAGACATGCGGATGATCGGGATCAACCTGAATCAAGTCGCGAGGGCCCTCAACAGCGGCCGTGGTGTCCACCCAAGCGAATTGGACATCAACCTAGAGAACGTGCAGCGGATTCAAGCGGCGGTGATGAGCGAGCTGCGTGCTCTGACGCGGCGAGCTGGTTATCAGCGTCGAGGGGAGAAGTAG
- the istB gene encoding IS21-like element helper ATPase IstB: MLAHPTLDKLNAMGLAGMAKAFGELVANGEAEHLSHAEWLGLLLEREWSSRYDRKLAARLRFAKLRHQATPEDVDYRADRGLDRALFMKLLGGDWINAHDNLAICGPSGVGKSWLACALGHKACRDDRSVLYQRVPRLFAQLALARGDGRYARLQRTLGHVQLLILDDWGLEPLNEQARHDLLEILEDRYGRKSTIITSQLPVSAWHGVIGDPTYADAILDRLVHNAHRIELSGDSLRRNLPRKA; this comes from the coding sequence ATGCTTGCCCATCCAACACTGGATAAATTGAATGCCATGGGCCTGGCCGGCATGGCAAAGGCCTTTGGCGAACTTGTTGCCAACGGCGAAGCCGAACATCTCTCGCACGCCGAATGGCTCGGACTGCTGCTCGAACGGGAGTGGAGCTCCCGTTACGATCGGAAGCTTGCGGCACGCCTCAGGTTTGCCAAGCTTCGCCACCAGGCCACCCCAGAAGATGTCGACTATCGCGCCGACCGCGGCCTCGACCGTGCTCTCTTCATGAAGCTGCTCGGTGGCGACTGGATCAACGCCCATGACAATCTGGCCATTTGCGGACCCTCGGGTGTCGGAAAGAGTTGGTTGGCTTGCGCTCTCGGCCACAAGGCTTGCCGAGACGATCGCTCAGTTCTCTATCAGCGTGTCCCAAGGCTGTTTGCCCAGCTTGCGCTCGCGCGTGGTGATGGCCGCTACGCCCGCCTGCAACGAACCTTGGGCCATGTTCAGCTCCTGATACTGGATGATTGGGGGCTCGAGCCGCTCAACGAACAGGCCCGCCACGACCTGCTGGAAATCCTCGAAGATCGCTATGGACGCAAATCAACGATCATTACCAGCCAACTTCCCGTGTCCGCATGGCACGGCGTCATTGGCGACCCAACCTACGCCGATGCCATACTCGACAGGTTGGTCCACAATGCCCACCGCATCGAATTGAGCGGCGATAGTCTGCGCCGAAATCTACCGCGCAAAGCTTGA